In one Bosea sp. RAC05 genomic region, the following are encoded:
- a CDS encoding M20 aminoacylase family protein produces MPALTAIEAFTDELVAIRRDLHAHPEIGFEEVRTSGIVAEKLAAWGIEVHRGIGGTGVVGILEGTGGPGRRIGLRADMDALPMDEITNLPWRSTIPGRMHACGHDGHTTMLLGAARYLAENRGFAGTAIFVFQPAEEGLGGARAMLADNLFERFPCDEIYGIHNAPNLDPGQIAVFPGPAMAGADFFDIKITGKGSHGAMPHVGRDPVIVAISLAAALQTIVSRNADPREAAVLSITQIHAGSAYNVIPEEAVLAGTVRTFSPEIAKLIRERMREICAGMALTFGVQIDIDIRGIFDVLVNHPEQAVATAAVATEIVGAGNVLTEPKPVMGSEDFADMLRMVPGAYAWVGHAGSVPVHNPAFVLDDGILPIGASLLARLVETRSKA; encoded by the coding sequence ATGCCTGCCCTGACCGCGATCGAGGCCTTCACGGACGAGCTCGTCGCCATCCGCCGCGATCTCCACGCCCATCCCGAGATCGGCTTCGAGGAGGTCCGGACGTCGGGCATTGTCGCTGAGAAGCTGGCGGCCTGGGGCATCGAGGTGCATCGCGGCATCGGCGGCACCGGCGTGGTCGGTATCCTCGAAGGCACGGGCGGGCCGGGCCGGCGCATCGGCCTGCGCGCCGACATGGACGCCCTGCCGATGGACGAGATCACCAACCTGCCCTGGCGCTCGACCATTCCGGGCCGGATGCATGCCTGCGGCCATGACGGCCACACCACGATGCTGCTGGGGGCGGCGCGCTATCTCGCCGAGAATCGTGGATTTGCGGGCACCGCCATCTTCGTGTTCCAGCCGGCGGAGGAGGGGCTCGGCGGGGCCCGGGCCATGCTCGCCGACAACCTGTTCGAGCGCTTTCCCTGCGACGAGATCTACGGCATCCACAACGCCCCCAATCTCGACCCCGGCCAGATCGCGGTCTTCCCCGGTCCGGCGATGGCGGGCGCGGATTTCTTCGACATCAAGATCACCGGCAAGGGCAGCCATGGCGCCATGCCCCATGTCGGGCGCGACCCGGTCATCGTCGCGATCTCGCTGGCGGCGGCGCTGCAGACGATCGTCAGCCGCAACGCCGATCCGCGCGAGGCGGCGGTGCTGTCGATCACGCAGATCCATGCCGGCTCGGCCTATAACGTGATCCCGGAGGAGGCGGTGCTGGCCGGCACGGTGCGAACCTTCTCGCCCGAGATCGCCAAGCTGATCCGCGAGCGCATGCGCGAGATCTGCGCCGGAATGGCGCTGACCTTCGGCGTGCAGATCGACATCGACATCCGCGGCATCTTCGACGTGCTGGTGAACCACCCCGAGCAGGCGGTCGCGACGGCGGCTGTCGCCACCGAGATCGTCGGCGCGGGCAACGTCCTGACCGAGCCGAAGCCGGTGATGGGCAGCGAGGATTTCGCCGACATGCTGCGCATGGTGCCGGGCGCCTATGCCTGGGTGGGACACGCCGGCAGCGTGCCGGTCCACAACCCGGCCTTCGTGCTCGATGACGGCATCCTGCCGATCGGGGCGAGCCTGCTGGCGCGCCTCGTCGAAACGCGCAGCAAAGCCTGA
- a CDS encoding M81 family metallopeptidase, with amino-acid sequence MSPRIAFGGFLHETNTFAPSKAGLDAFVQGGGWPSLARGGAVYEAVRNVNVGASGFVETARGLGWEMVPTLWCAASPSAHVTAEAFETLLNELVEAITAALPLDGVYLDLHGAMVAEGFPDGEGETLRRVRAAIGPDVPLVASLDLHGNVTQLMVDSADALVAYRTYPHVDMALTGSRATTYLARLIGTAKRDAKAFRQIPYLIPIAWQATAMEPCAMIYAELAALEGESVPTLSFLPGFPAADFADCGPTVVAYGATQGDADRAANAVTARVMASEAAFNGKVFAPDEGVLAAMALAQGATKPIVISDTQDNPGAGGDSDTMGMARALVRNGAQRAAIGLIVDPEAARQAHEAGVGATIRAALGAKSGIPGDVPLEGEFVVEQLSDGRFVAPGPFFGGSRMNLGPCAALRIGGVRIVVASRKAQMADQAMYRQVGIEPTEQAILVNKSSVHFRADFEPIAHSILVCAAPGPMPVDPSVLPWKHLRPGLRTAPLGPVFG; translated from the coding sequence ATGTCGCCTCGCATCGCCTTCGGCGGGTTCCTGCACGAGACCAACACCTTCGCACCGAGCAAGGCGGGCCTCGACGCCTTCGTCCAGGGTGGCGGCTGGCCGTCGCTGGCGCGGGGCGGGGCCGTGTACGAGGCGGTGCGCAACGTCAATGTCGGCGCGTCGGGCTTCGTCGAGACGGCGCGCGGGCTGGGCTGGGAGATGGTGCCGACGCTGTGGTGCGCCGCCAGCCCCTCCGCCCATGTCACGGCGGAGGCCTTTGAGACGCTGCTGAACGAGCTGGTGGAGGCCATCACTGCGGCGCTGCCGCTGGACGGGGTCTATCTCGATCTGCACGGCGCCATGGTCGCGGAAGGCTTTCCCGACGGGGAGGGCGAGACGCTGCGGCGGGTGCGGGCCGCCATCGGCCCGGACGTGCCGCTCGTCGCCAGCCTCGACCTGCACGGCAACGTCACGCAGCTGATGGTCGACAGCGCCGATGCGCTCGTCGCCTACCGGACCTACCCCCATGTCGACATGGCGCTGACGGGCAGCCGCGCGACGACCTATCTCGCGCGGCTGATCGGCACGGCGAAGCGTGACGCGAAGGCCTTCCGGCAGATTCCCTACCTCATCCCGATCGCCTGGCAGGCCACCGCGATGGAGCCGTGCGCGATGATCTATGCCGAGCTCGCGGCGCTGGAGGGCGAGAGCGTGCCGACGCTCTCCTTCCTGCCGGGCTTTCCGGCCGCCGATTTCGCCGATTGCGGGCCGACCGTCGTCGCCTATGGCGCGACGCAAGGAGACGCTGACCGGGCGGCCAACGCTGTAACGGCGCGCGTGATGGCGAGCGAGGCGGCCTTCAACGGCAAGGTCTTCGCACCGGACGAGGGCGTGCTGGCTGCGATGGCGCTGGCGCAAGGGGCGACAAAGCCGATCGTCATCTCCGACACGCAGGACAATCCGGGTGCGGGCGGCGATTCGGACACGATGGGCATGGCGCGCGCGCTCGTCCGCAACGGCGCGCAGCGGGCGGCGATCGGGCTGATCGTCGATCCCGAGGCGGCGCGCCAAGCGCATGAGGCGGGTGTCGGTGCGACGATCCGGGCTGCGCTCGGGGCCAAATCCGGGATTCCCGGCGATGTCCCGCTCGAAGGCGAGTTCGTCGTCGAGCAGCTGTCGGACGGGCGCTTCGTGGCGCCCGGCCCGTTCTTCGGAGGATCGCGGATGAATCTCGGTCCCTGCGCCGCGCTTCGGATCGGCGGGGTCCGCATCGTCGTCGCCTCGCGCAAGGCGCAGATGGCCGACCAGGCGATGTACCGGCAGGTCGGCATCGAGCCGACCGAGCAGGCGATCCTCGTCAACAAGAGTTCGGTGCATTTCCGCGCCGATTTCGAGCCGATCGCGCATTCGATTCTGGTCTGTGCTGCGCCCGGCCCGATGCCGGTCGATCCTTCCGTTCTGCCCTGGAAGCATCTGCGCCCGGGCCTGCGCACCGCGCCGCTCGGCCCTGTCTTCGGCTGA
- a CDS encoding ferredoxin--NADP reductase, with product MSNQFVEKVLSVHHWNDTLFSFRTTRNPAFRFEAGQFAMIGLMVEGRPLLRAYSMACAPYDEELEFLSIKVPNGPLTSRLQKIVPGDEILIGRKATGTLLHDNLVPGRNLYFLSTGTGLAPFMSLIRDPATYERFEKVVLVHGVRLVSELAYETFIREELPADELIGEMVASQLIYHPTVTREEYRNRGRVTELFASPDWFASLGLPVADAESDRVMLCGSPAMLADMKVQLEGRGFVEGSSSTPATYVVERAFVEK from the coding sequence ATGAGCAACCAGTTTGTCGAGAAGGTCCTGTCGGTCCATCACTGGAACGATACGCTGTTCAGCTTCCGCACCACCCGCAATCCCGCCTTCCGCTTCGAGGCCGGCCAGTTCGCGATGATCGGCCTGATGGTCGAGGGGCGCCCGCTGCTGCGCGCCTACAGCATGGCCTGCGCGCCCTATGACGAGGAACTCGAATTCCTCAGCATCAAGGTGCCGAACGGCCCGCTGACCTCGCGGCTGCAAAAGATCGTGCCCGGCGACGAGATCCTGATTGGCCGCAAGGCCACCGGCACGCTGCTTCATGACAATCTGGTACCCGGCCGCAACCTGTATTTCCTGTCGACCGGCACCGGGCTTGCGCCCTTCATGAGCCTGATCCGCGATCCGGCGACCTATGAACGCTTCGAGAAGGTGGTGCTGGTCCATGGTGTGCGGCTGGTCTCGGAGCTGGCCTACGAGACCTTCATCCGCGAGGAGCTGCCGGCCGACGAGCTGATCGGCGAGATGGTCGCCAGCCAGCTGATCTATCACCCGACCGTGACCCGCGAGGAGTACCGCAACCGCGGCCGCGTGACCGAGCTGTTCGCCTCGCCGGACTGGTTCGCCTCGCTCGGCCTGCCGGTCGCCGATGCCGAGAGCGACCGCGTCATGCTCTGCGGCAGCCCGGCGATGCTGGCGGACATGAAGGTCCAGCTCGAGGGACGCGGCTTCGTCGAGGGCTCGAGCTCGACGCCGGCGACCTATGTGGTGGAGCGCGCCTTCGTCGAGAAGTGA
- the pepT gene encoding peptidase T — translation MTIRAQLIERFLRYVAVESQSDAKGTTLPTTPGQQRLADLLAGELRALGLADVVVDDHATVTAVKRGNRPGAPRIGFIAHLDTVDAGLSPVIRPQILRFEGDDLCLNHEQDIWLRVADHPEIARWSGADILFGDGTSVLGADNKAAIAIVMTLLATLGPDDAHGDIAVAFVPDEEIGLRGAKALDLARFPCDFAYTIDSCEVGEVVIENFNAAAGEIVFTGVSAHPMSAKGVMVNPLLMAHDFIAAFDRAETPEHTEGREGYVWFIELTAHASQAHLKLAIRDFDRESFARRKRKVAEVADAIAARYPTGRVSCSVTDTYGNISDSLGDDRRSVDRLLAAMAELKIEPKLIPMRGGTDGAALSARGLPTPNFFTGAYNFHSRFEFLPVPAFETAFAVARALCREPAGTEPLS, via the coding sequence ATGACCATCCGCGCCCAGCTGATCGAACGCTTCCTCCGCTATGTCGCGGTCGAGAGCCAGAGCGACGCCAAGGGGACGACGCTGCCGACGACGCCGGGCCAGCAGCGCCTGGCCGATCTGCTGGCCGGGGAACTGCGCGCGCTCGGCCTCGCCGACGTCGTCGTCGACGACCACGCCACCGTCACGGCGGTGAAGCGCGGCAACCGTCCGGGCGCACCGCGGATCGGCTTTATCGCCCATCTCGACACCGTCGATGCCGGCCTGTCCCCGGTCATCCGGCCGCAGATCCTGCGCTTCGAGGGCGACGATCTCTGCCTCAACCACGAGCAGGACATCTGGCTGCGGGTCGCTGATCATCCCGAGATCGCGCGCTGGAGCGGCGCCGACATCCTGTTCGGCGACGGCACCAGCGTTCTGGGAGCCGACAACAAGGCCGCCATCGCCATCGTCATGACGCTGCTGGCGACGCTCGGCCCGGATGACGCCCATGGCGACATCGCCGTCGCCTTTGTTCCCGATGAGGAGATCGGGCTGCGCGGTGCCAAGGCCCTCGATCTTGCGCGATTCCCCTGCGACTTCGCCTACACGATCGACAGCTGCGAGGTCGGCGAGGTGGTGATCGAGAATTTCAACGCGGCGGCCGGCGAGATCGTCTTCACCGGCGTCAGCGCCCATCCGATGTCGGCCAAGGGCGTGATGGTCAACCCGCTGCTGATGGCCCATGATTTCATCGCGGCCTTCGACCGCGCCGAGACGCCGGAGCACACCGAGGGCCGCGAAGGCTATGTCTGGTTCATCGAGCTGACGGCGCATGCCAGCCAGGCCCATCTCAAGCTCGCCATCCGCGACTTCGACCGGGAGAGCTTTGCCCGCCGCAAGCGCAAGGTTGCCGAAGTCGCGGACGCGATTGCCGCCCGCTATCCGACGGGGCGCGTCTCCTGCAGCGTCACCGACACCTATGGCAACATCTCCGACAGCCTGGGCGATGATCGTCGCAGCGTCGATCGGCTGCTGGCAGCGATGGCCGAACTGAAGATCGAGCCGAAGCTGATCCCGATGCGCGGCGGCACGGATGGCGCGGCGCTGTCGGCGCGGGGCCTGCCCACGCCGAACTTCTTCACCGGCGCCTACAACTTCCACTCGCGCTTCGAATTCCTGCCGGTTCCCGCATTCGAAACCGCATTCGCGGTCGCGCGGGCCCTGTGCAGGGAGCCGGCGGGAACGGAGCCTCTCAGCTGA
- a CDS encoding putative bifunctional diguanylate cyclase/phosphodiesterase, translated as MPTKTSHRVIDQGLRDEVYVSLVRSLYADPRTLIVGSSGTVLAAFVTGFMTGHPAFYGCAFVLLALALVRAADVAQFRVAAKQIRDPREATRWEIRYTVFSSIYVFVLGLWSFLTFALQASPPVQLLAFSMTLANMIGVAGRNYGSRMLVMTQLSFAGVPLLAGLTLGGNSHYAIVACVLAPFLLSFKTIADKLRATLTTAVVSAKHERLLAARLEAALDNMAHGLCMFDQNGMLSLVNRRLPAIVGLPAGLAEPGRRIGRFLVRCRRAGLIGSTQLRSLVLAARLALRDHSEARLTTTLASGRILELTFRASGATGTVVVIEDITEQRQQEDTIRQLALYDPLTSLPNRSLLKAHLQSLIGEAGKSFAILFIDLDHFKKINDTLGHPCGDALLVEVARRLTALLDGASLIARLGGDEFVVVIPDVTDRARLEAITARVSASLLQPYEIEGNAIVSSASMGIAISPDDGRDPDIVIRNADLALYDAKSSGRACARFYDSSMIEVARARRIVELDLREALAQDQFELFYQPIVAIGTGRITSCEALLRWRHPERGIVAPGDFIGIAEEVGLITQIGCVVLDKACREAMLWPDSVSVAVNISAIHFRGDAIIEDVAGALGRSGLDGSRLVIELTESALMQDDAQALSILVRLREMGVRISLDDFGTGYSSLSYLQSFPLQKIKIDRSFVSGRRETQKDQTLLVGIARLCKELGLTVVAEGVETAEQLDNLAKMGAIDEVQGYLLARPQPTPLVRDLITAFAARSLTAKVERLPLRRGLR; from the coding sequence ATGCCCACCAAAACCTCCCATCGCGTCATCGATCAGGGATTGCGCGACGAGGTCTACGTATCGCTGGTCCGGTCGCTCTATGCCGACCCGCGCACGCTGATCGTCGGGTCGAGCGGGACGGTTCTGGCCGCCTTCGTCACGGGCTTCATGACGGGTCATCCCGCCTTCTATGGCTGCGCCTTTGTCCTGCTGGCCCTCGCCCTGGTCCGGGCCGCGGACGTCGCGCAGTTCCGGGTCGCCGCCAAGCAGATCCGCGATCCGCGCGAAGCGACGCGCTGGGAAATCCGCTACACCGTCTTCTCCTCGATCTACGTCTTCGTCCTCGGCCTCTGGTCGTTCCTCACCTTCGCGCTGCAGGCCAGCCCGCCGGTCCAGCTCCTCGCCTTCTCGATGACGCTGGCCAACATGATCGGCGTCGCCGGCCGCAATTACGGCAGCCGCATGCTGGTGATGACCCAGTTGAGCTTTGCAGGCGTGCCGCTGCTCGCGGGCCTGACGCTCGGTGGCAACAGCCATTATGCGATCGTGGCCTGCGTGCTTGCGCCCTTCCTGCTGAGCTTCAAGACCATCGCCGACAAGCTGCGGGCCACACTGACCACTGCGGTGGTCTCGGCCAAGCATGAGCGGCTGCTCGCGGCCCGCCTGGAGGCCGCGCTCGACAACATGGCGCATGGCCTGTGCATGTTCGACCAGAACGGCATGCTGTCGCTGGTCAACCGCCGCCTGCCGGCGATCGTCGGGCTGCCGGCCGGTCTGGCGGAACCCGGCCGCCGCATCGGGCGCTTCCTGGTCCGCTGCCGGCGCGCCGGACTGATCGGCAGCACCCAGCTTCGCAGTCTGGTCCTGGCAGCCCGTCTCGCCCTGCGGGATCACAGCGAGGCACGGCTGACCACGACCCTCGCCAGTGGCCGCATCCTTGAACTCACCTTCCGCGCCTCGGGCGCCACCGGCACCGTCGTCGTGATCGAGGACATCACCGAACAGCGCCAGCAAGAGGACACGATCCGCCAGCTCGCGCTCTACGACCCGCTGACCAGCCTGCCCAATCGCAGCCTGCTGAAGGCTCATCTCCAGTCGCTGATCGGCGAAGCCGGCAAGAGTTTCGCGATCCTGTTCATCGACCTCGATCACTTCAAGAAGATCAACGACACGCTGGGCCACCCCTGCGGCGACGCACTGCTGGTCGAGGTGGCCAGGCGTCTCACGGCCCTGCTCGATGGTGCCTCGCTGATCGCCCGGCTCGGTGGCGACGAGTTCGTGGTCGTGATCCCGGACGTGACCGACCGCGCCAGGCTGGAGGCCATCACGGCGCGGGTCAGCGCCAGCCTGCTCCAGCCCTACGAGATCGAGGGCAATGCGATCGTCAGCAGCGCGAGCATGGGCATCGCCATCAGCCCCGACGATGGCCGCGACCCCGACATCGTCATCCGCAACGCCGATCTCGCCCTCTATGATGCGAAATCGAGCGGGCGGGCGTGCGCGCGCTTCTACGACAGCAGCATGATCGAGGTGGCGCGCGCGCGCCGCATCGTCGAACTCGACCTGCGCGAAGCCCTGGCCCAGGACCAGTTCGAACTCTTCTACCAGCCCATCGTCGCCATCGGCACGGGGCGGATCACCAGCTGCGAGGCCCTGCTGCGCTGGCGCCACCCCGAACGCGGCATCGTCGCCCCGGGTGACTTCATCGGAATCGCCGAAGAGGTCGGCCTGATCACGCAGATCGGCTGCGTGGTGCTCGACAAGGCCTGTCGCGAGGCCATGCTCTGGCCCGACAGCGTGTCGGTGGCGGTCAACATCTCGGCCATCCACTTCCGTGGCGACGCGATCATCGAGGACGTCGCCGGGGCACTCGGGCGCAGCGGCCTCGATGGGTCGCGCCTCGTCATCGAGCTGACCGAGTCGGCCCTGATGCAGGATGATGCGCAGGCGCTCTCGATCCTGGTGCGCTTGCGGGAAATGGGCGTCCGTATCTCGCTGGACGATTTCGGCACGGGCTATTCCAGCCTGAGCTATCTGCAGTCCTTCCCCCTGCAGAAGATCAAGATCGACCGCTCCTTCGTCTCCGGCCGGCGCGAGACGCAGAAGGACCAGACGCTGCTCGTCGGCATTGCCCGGCTGTGCAAGGAACTCGGTCTGACGGTGGTGGCCGAGGGTGTGGAGACGGCCGAACAGCTCGACAATCTCGCCAAGATGGGGGCGATCGACGAGGTTCAGGGCTATCTCCTCGCCCGCCCGCAGCCGACGCCGCTGGTGCGAGACCTGATCACCGCCTTCGCGGCGCGCTCGCTGACAGCCAAGGTCGAGCGGCTGCCGCTGCGCCGGGGCCTCCGCTGA
- a CDS encoding N-acyl amino acid synthase FeeM domain-containing protein, whose amino-acid sequence MNDRVMRALERVDYRQALSREDREQVFNLRYRAYLREGAIAASEDERFTDPVDDQPNCLIFGVYADDELAGAIRLSVTVPGLPQIPTAQVFPDTVLPQIEAGRVLVDPTRFVADARWSRELPELAYLTLRLPWLAMEQFEADVMLAAVRPEHYPFYRRLWGNTVVSPPRLYPGLAKPVMLSQLDFPRAVSRVETLYPFFRAREDERATIFGTNPLTWLPAAAANRAQPIRT is encoded by the coding sequence TTGAACGATCGCGTCATGCGGGCGCTCGAGCGGGTCGACTATCGCCAGGCCCTGTCGCGCGAGGACCGGGAGCAGGTCTTCAACCTGCGCTACCGGGCCTATCTGCGCGAGGGTGCGATCGCCGCCAGTGAGGACGAGCGCTTCACCGACCCCGTCGACGACCAGCCCAACTGCCTGATCTTCGGCGTCTATGCCGATGACGAACTGGCGGGCGCGATCCGTCTCAGCGTCACCGTCCCCGGCCTGCCGCAGATTCCGACCGCGCAGGTCTTCCCCGACACCGTGCTGCCCCAGATCGAGGCCGGGCGCGTGCTCGTGGACCCCACGCGCTTCGTCGCCGATGCGCGCTGGTCGCGGGAGCTGCCGGAACTCGCCTATCTCACCCTGCGCCTGCCCTGGCTCGCCATGGAGCAGTTCGAAGCGGACGTGATGCTCGCGGCGGTCCGGCCCGAGCACTACCCGTTCTACCGACGCCTCTGGGGCAACACCGTGGTCAGCCCGCCGCGGCTGTATCCCGGCCTTGCCAAGCCGGTCATGCTGTCGCAGCTCGACTTTCCCAGGGCCGTCTCGCGCGTCGAAACGCTCTACCCCTTCTTCCGCGCCCGCGAGGACGAACGCGCGACGATTTTCGGCACGAATCCGCTGACCTGGCTGCCGGCGGCAGCGGCCAACCGGGCTCAGCCGATTCGGACCTGA